One Punica granatum isolate Tunisia-2019 chromosome 3, ASM765513v2, whole genome shotgun sequence genomic window carries:
- the LOC116200173 gene encoding uncharacterized protein LOC116200173 → MESTPVNWESLDALVVDFARSENLIDDSVAVSSTLSLSPPSTPCSLSSSSTYQSRLINRQIRRSLEAGDVEAAIEMLRSHAPSILEDHRILFRLQKQKFIELLRRGKPEDRHAAIECLRTSLAPCALDAYPEAYEEFKHILLAFIYDKDDQNSPVANEWSERKRFEIAGLMSSVLRAHLHAYDPLFSMTLRYLISIHKEYCFRQGVSSPISDLNERLLLEERDPPATLQESFYEAPPFDEVDIQALAHAVELTRQGAIDSLRFAKGDLFLAFQNELCRTRLDIPMLDNLVREYCVYRGIVDSGFTLPAGIPIISEPTKAGQAESLPSLSRDYSLEVDSGASRSSDGETISTHKDSCCNDDVNVAKLQSSDAELRYACEPANHEICSTSGSHQSCISSSLQKNRSRRAGERGKRKRWRGRSDDLSYASEVFCDGSSKSDLCPATSSAGTNVLKEQEGTEKKFTLETKPAADKYEFVLEMKELASRGMAAEVVEEVNSMDPDFFKQNPVLLFQLKQVQFLNLVNTGDHASALRVACSHLGPLAAKDPALLKPLKETLLALIQPTEEALVRSLPLDALSTSLQVAIGRRLGIEEPQLMKIMRATLHTHNEWFKLQMCKDRFESLLRIDSLKDVSSPMLACALSKSNVDSCTHGSSVVTTSSSGRAAEDSSSPAQVSSTDAFYDESAILKVMEFLALPRADAIHLLAQYNGNAETVIEQLFA, encoded by the exons ATGGAGTCGACCCCGGTGAACTGGGAGTCTCTTGACGCGCTGGTCGTCGATTTCGCCAGATCGGAGAACCTGATCGATGACTCTGTTGCCGTCTCCTCTACCTTGTCCTTATCCCCTCCATCGACTCCCTGctccctctcctcttcctccaccTACCAGTCCCGGCTCATCAATCGCCAGATAAGGCGGTCGCTGGAGGCCGGCGATGTTGAGGCTGCCATCGAGATGCTGCGCTCCCACGCGCCTTCCATCCTCGAGGACCATAGGATCCTGTTTCGGCTGCAGAAGCAG AAATTTATTGAATTGTTGAGGAGAGGGAAGCCAGAGGATCGCCATGCTGCAATTGAATGCTTGAGGACTTCTCTCGCTCCTTGTGCTCTTGATGCATATCCA GAAGCCTATGAGGAGTTCAAGCACATTCTTCTTGCCTTTATATATGACAAAGATGATCAAAATTCTCCTGTGGCTAATGAG TGGTCAGAAAGGAAGAGGTTTGAAATTGCTGGTTTGATGTCATCAGTTTTGAGAGCCCACTTACACGCTTATGATCCCTTATTCTCAATGACATTGAGATATCTGATAAG TATACATAAAGAGTACTGCTTCCGTCAAGGAGTATCATCGCCTATCTCAGATCTCAACGAGAGATTGCTCCTTGAAGAGCGTGATCCTCCTGCAACTCTCCAAGAGAGCTTTTATGAAGCCCCTCCATTCGATGAG GTGGATATTCAAGCTCTTGCCCATGCTGTAGAGCTCACAAGACAAGGGGCAATTGACAGCTTGAGATTTGCCAAGGGAGATCTATTCCTGGCATTTCAG AATGAGTTATGTCGAACAAGATTGGATATTCCGATGCTTGATAACCTTGTCCGGGAGTATTGTGTTTACAGGGGCATTGTTGATTCTGGCTTCACGCTTCCTGCTG GAATTCCAATTATTTCTGAACCTACAAAGGCAGGTCAAGCAGAGAGCCTTCCCTCTTTGTCAAGAGACTATTCCCTTGAAGTGGATTCTGGAGCCAGTAGAAGTTCTGATGGTGAAACTATAAGCACGCATAAGGATTCTTGCTGTAACGATGATGTAAATGTAGCTAAACTTCAAAGTTCTGATGCTGAGCTACGATATGCATGTGAGCCAGCGAACCATGAAATCTGTAGTACCAGCGGTTCTCATCAGTCCTGCATTTCGTCATCTCTTCAAAAAAATAGAAGTCGTAGAGCTGGAGAGAGGGGAAAGCGCAAGAGATGGAGAGGACGGAGTGATGACCTAAGTTATGCATCTGAGGTGTTTTGTGATGGAAGCAGCAAATCAGACCTTTGCCCTGCTACCTCAAGTGCTGGCACAAATGTGCTGAAAGAACAAGAG GGCACAGAAAAGAAATTCACGTTAGAGACAAAACCTGCAGCAGATAAATATGAGTTTGTGCTGGAGATGAAAGAACTAGCTAGCAGAGGAATGGCAGCTGAGGTTGTCGAAGAAGTTAACTCCATGGATCCCGACTTTTTCAAGCAAAATCCTGTTCTACTATTCCAACTTAAGCAG GTTCAATTCCTCAACTTGGTAAACACTGGTGATCATGCTAGCGCTCTCAGGGTGGCATGCTCCCATTTAGGTCCTTTAGCTGCTAAAGATCCTGCATTACTGAAGCCCTTGAAGGAGACTCTGTTGGCATTAATCCAGCCTACGGAGGAGGCACTGGTTAGAAGCTTACCATTGGATGCTCTCTCGACTTCACTTCAG GTTGCAATAGGAAGAAGACTTGGAATTGAGGAACCCCAGCTTATGAAGATCATGAGAGCCACTCTTCACACTCACAACGAGTGGTTCAAGCTTCAGATGTGCAAAGATAGGTTTGAGAGCCTTTTGAGGATTGATTCCTTGAAAGATGTCAGCAGCCCGATGCTGGCATGTGCCTTGTCTAAATCAAATGTTGATAGTTGCACTCATGGCTCTTCCGTTGTAACCACATCTTCAAGTGGTAGGGCTGCGGAAGATAGCAGCAGCCCCGCGCAAGTCTCGTCTACTGATGCTTTCTATGATGAGAGTGCAATTCTTAAAGTCATG GAGTTCCTAGCTTTACCTCGGGCTGATGCAATCCATCTTCTTGCTCAGTATAATGGTAATGCTGAGACCGTCATTGAGCAGTTATTTGCATAG
- the LOC116200342 gene encoding pentatricopeptide repeat-containing protein At1g74630-like has translation MWEGGEGLTVLGKFPTEFETIRNYEMFHEELAGQIVSLISGYVHKGDFESAFRTFRSVVHAYTEKVGHNLDVPLRSLIIDMYCKCESLGDATLIFEGGKDTRVALWTSMISGLPANGRGLLEEGRGYFELVRKVYGIKPGIEHFACMVGLYGRRGRLDEIKQFIYQNGISNVTSVWTTILSSFRLHRNVELGKWTWEELLRLFPNDSTPYVLLSNICADEGRWTEAANISSQIRKRRLKKVPGQSWI, from the exons ATGTGGGAAGGTGGAGAAGGCCTCACTGTTCTGGGGAAATTTCCAACTGAGTTTGAGACAATCCGAAATTATGAGATGTTCCATGAGGAATTAGCTGGACAGATAGTTTCATTGATTTCTGGATATGTGCATAAAGGGGACTTTGAGAGTGCCTTCAGGACTTTTAGATCCGTG GTCCATGCCTACACTGAGAAAGTTGGGCACAACTTGGATGTTCCATTGCGGTCCCTGATAATAGATATGTACTGTAAGTGTGAGAGTTTGGGAGATGCAACATTGATCTTTGAAGGTGGCAAAGACACGCGTGTTGCCTTGTGGACTTCAATGATATCGGGTCTTCCCGCCAATGGGAGGG GTTTGCTTGAAGAAGGACGAGGATACTTTGAGCTAGTGAGAAAAGTTTATGGAATCAAACCTGGTATTGAACACTTCGCATGTATGGTCGGTTTATATGGTCGAAGAGGACGGTTGGATGAGATCAAGCAGTTCATCTACCAAAATGGTATCTCAAATGTGACTTCAGTGTGGACCACAATTTTATCCTCCTTCCGACTTCATAGAAACGTCGAGTTGGGGAAATGGACATGGGAAGAGCTACTCAGACTTTTTCCCAACGATTCCACGCCTTATGTTTTATTGTCGAACATATGTGCTGATGAAGGGAGATGGACAGAGGCAGCTAACATTAGCAGCCAAATACGAAAGAGAAGGCTGAAGAAAGTCCCAGGGCAATCATGGATCTAG